In one Mustela lutreola isolate mMusLut2 chromosome 8, mMusLut2.pri, whole genome shotgun sequence genomic region, the following are encoded:
- the LOC131839883 gene encoding patched domain-containing protein 3-like, translating into MSLSPSKVAPEAGPQSAAQKPEPEPEPPRRPQPETRPKAQAQPGRDSGRPSERGARPRAQPLPASKPESERPLQSSHGLEPKLNLALGQRTQSLGASHSQSRSARGPSGPPVSWSRSRSRSENQPSKRPHCHTDCLEAPLSRAFGKLGWVVGSHPWIFLLAPIALTAILGTGLIYLPKDKEENLEEQYTPIGSPAKAERRFVQGHFTANDSYHFSISRKSTEVNFACILAVSNTTSVLEQEILEEISKLDTAIQDLYVTKENGTQTRYDQVCAKNEDFCVPSNPLLAVWQRNKNLDLGNVTFPIFNPTGQPIYLAGTIGGTFLGKRMGKNQLLVRAKAMRLLYFLKTEDGEVNEHSKMWLIHFLNQFSNIEKSLALKKIQVVYFTSLSRQLEFQATSMTVIPLFHLAYLLIILFAIISCYRCDCVRNKMWTAAFGVISAALAVVSGFGLMLYMGVPFVIIVANSPFLILGVGVDDMFIMISAWQKTSLMDNIKQRLSSVYSKVAVSITITTITNVLAFYTGIMTSFRSVQYFCIYTGTTLLFCYFYNITCFGAFLALDGERERVCLRWLKKPETPDQKCSSLKRSCCLPCDSLPEEEETDVHPMNVFFRDYFGPFLTRTESKFFVVLLYILYIISSIYGCFQVQEGLDLRNLASDDSYITPYFNVEEEYFSDYGPRVMVIVTETLNYWDEGVRPKLEICLSDLENSDYVDKSLTEFWLREYVQYTEKSQQDVNDKDTFMNNLPNFLTHFPLFMYDINISSSHEIISSRGFIQTVGVSSSINKKTMLSQLRSKAEKCEIPLMVYNQAFIYFDQYTAILENTVRNVIVASTAMFIVSLLLIPHPLCSLWVTFAIASVIVGVTGFMAFWNVNLDSISMINLVICIGFSFDFSAHISYAFVSSSKPSVNQKTIEALYLLGYPVLQSALSTVIGVCVLSAAKAYIFRTFFKIMFLVMVFGAAHGLIFIPVFLTFF; encoded by the exons ATGAGCCTCAGTCCCTCCAAGGTTGCGCCAGAGGCCGGGCCCCAGTCCGCAGCCCAgaagccggagccggagccggagccgccACGGCGGCCACAGCCGGAGACTAGGCCGAAAGCCCAGGCCCAGCCCGGGCGGGACTCCGGGAGGCCGTCGGAGCGGGGGGCGCGCCCGCGGGCACAGCCGCTGCCCGCCTCCAAGCCCGAGTCAGAGCGGCCCTTGCAGTCAAGTCATGGACTGGAACCCAAGCTTAACCTGGCTTTGGGGCAGCGCACGCAGTCCCTTGGGGCGTCCCATTCCCAGTCGAGGTCCGCGAGGGGGCCTTCAGGCCCTCCGGTGTCATGGTCACGCTCAAGGTCACGGTCGGAAAATCAGCCGTCGAAGAGACCCCACTGCCACACCGACTGCCTGGAGGCGCCTCTCTCCCGCGCCTTCGGAAagctggggtgggtggtgggCTCGCACCCCTGGATCTTCCTGCTGGCGCCCATTGCGCTGACGGCCATTCTGGGCACCGGCTTGATTTACTTACCCAAGGATAAAGAGGAAAACCTGGAGGAGCAGTACACCCCCATCGGGAGCCCGGCCAAGGCTGAGCGGCGCTTTGTGCAGGGACATTTCACCGCCAACGACTCTTACCACTTCTCCATCTCCAGGAAGAGCACTGAAGTCAATTTCGCTTGCATTCTGGCGGTCTCCAACACCACCTCCGTGCTGGAACAAGAAATCCTGGAAGAAATTAGTAAACTGGACACTGCGATACAGGATCTGTATGTGACCAAGGAAAACGGAACCCAGACCCGCTACGATCAGGTGTGTGCTAAGAACGAGGATTTCTGCGTTCCCTCCAACCCGCTCCTGGCTGTCTGGCAGAGGAACAAAAACCTCGACCTGGGAAACGTCACCTTCCCAATCTTCAACCCAACAGGCCAGCCCATCTACCTGGCCGGGACCATTGGAGGAACGTTTTTAGGCAAGAGGATGGGAAAGAACCAGTTACTCGTGAGGGCCAAGGCCATGCGGCTGCTGTACTTCCTGAAGACTGAGGATGGCGAGGTCAACGAGCATAGCAAGATGTGGCTGATCCATTTCCTGAACCAATTTAGCAACATCGAAAAGAGTCTGGCCTTGAAGAAGATCCAG GTGGTCTACTTTACATCACTTTCCAGACAACTGGAATTTCAAGCCACTTCTATGACAGTGATCCCTTTGTTTCACTTGGCATACCTTCTAATCATATTATTCGCAATCATATCATGCTACAG GTGTGACTGCGTACGTAACAAAATGTGGACCGCAGCCTTTGGGGTGATTTCTGCTGCCTTGGCAGTGGTGAGCGGCTTTGGCCTGATGTTGTACATGGGGGTGCCATTTGTGATTATAGTTGCAAATTCACCATTTCTTATTCTGG gtgtCGGGGTTGATGATATGTTCATAATGATTTCTGCCTGGCAGAAGACCAGCCTCATGGATAACATAAAACAGCGTCTGTCCAGTGTCTATTCCAAAGTGGCAGTGTCGATTACAATTACCACCATCACCAACGTCCTGGCCTTCTATACAGGGATTATGACCTCTTTCAGGTCCGTACAGTACTTTTGCATCTATACAGGAACAACCCTGCTCTTTTGTTATTTCTATAACATCACCTGTTTTGGGGCCTTTCTGGCCCTAGATGGTGAAAGAGAAAGAGTCTGTCTACGCTGGTTGAAAAAGCCAGAAACTCCTGACCAAAAATGCTCCTCATTGAAAAGATCCTGCTGTCTTCCATGTGATTCTCTCccggaagaagaagaaactgatgtCCATCCAATGAATGTGTTCTTTCGGGACTATTTTGGCCCTTTTCTGACAAGAACTGAGTCCAAATTTTTTGTAGTGCTTTTATACATTTTGTACATCATAAGTAGCATCTATGGGTGTTTCCAAGTGCAGGAAGGTTTAGACCTTCGAAATTTGGCAAGTGACGATTCCTACATCACACCATATTTTAATGTagaagaagaatatttttcaGATTATGGTCCCAGAGTTATGGTTATTGTTACAGAAACTCTTAACTACTGGGATGAAGGTGTTAGGCCAAAACTGGAAATATGTCTGTCAGATTTGGAAAACAGTGACTATGTAGATAAAAGTCTTACAGAGTTTTGGTTACGAGAGTATGTGCAATATACGGAAAAGAGCCAGCAAGATGTAAATGATAAGGATACTTTTATGAATAATTTGCCGaattttttaacacattttccactttttatGTATGATATTAACATTTCATCATCACATGAAATCATTTCTTCCCGGGGCTTCATTCAGACCGTGGGTGTTTCTTCTTCAATCAATAAGAAGACGATGTTATCCCAGTTACGAAGCAAAGCTGAAAAGTGCGAAATTCCCCTAATGGTGTATAACCAGGCATTCATATATTTTGATCAGTATACTGCAATATTAGAAAATACTGTTCGAAATGTCATTGTTGCATCAACCGCTatgttcattgtttccttattgttaATTCCTCACCCACTGTGTTCCTTGTGGGTGACTTTTGCTATTGCTTCTGTGATTGTGGGAGTAACGGGTTTCATGGCATTCTGGAATGTCAATCTTGATTCCATATCCATGattaatcttgtcatttgtataGGGTTTTCTTTCGATTTTTCTGCACACATTTCTTATGCATTTGTTTCCAGTTCTAAGCCCTCAGTAAACCAAAAAACAATTGAGGCGTTGTATCTGCTAGGCTATCCAGTGTTACAAAGTGCACTTTCAACAGTAATAGGGGTGTGTGTTTTATCTGCAGCTAAAGCATACATCTTCAggacattttttaagattatgtttcTTGTTATGGTATTTGGGGCTGCTCACGGCCTAATTTTTATTCCAGTATTCTTAACCTTTTTTTGA